TTCGTGGCGATCAGCGTGAAAAACAGCACGCCGGCTCGCAGCCGGCGATCAGCCAGAAAATAGGAGTCGGCGCTGTTGGTTTGTCCCCCAAGACTCTGAGCACCTAGCCAGAGCAAAGCCAGCAGGTAGACAACAAGAGAGATCAGCGCAGAAATCAGGGTGGTGGTCATGGGCGGGCGATCCAAGCAGCGATCAGGGTGAGTGCCGCCTGCAGGACGATGAACATCAACACCCAAGCGGGCATGCCAGCTCAAAAGGGCAGGGCTGAATCAGCCTGAAGATGCACCACTAACGCCAAAACAACGGCAGCGAGCAAAGCCAACCAAGGCAAGCGGCTAGGCATGACAACCATCAAACGGACTCCTTCTGAGCGTTGATTCTGATCAATCACTGTTTCATCCAGGCCCACCACACCAAGGCCACAGGAGCGCAGCATCAGAACCCAGCAGGCGTCATCCTTAAAACAGTGCACGCCAAACATGGAGATCTGCGCCTCAAGGCTGATCCATCTTCCCTGGCGATGCTGGACCCTAAACAGGGCTTTGGCTGGGCCGCCGGCGAACGATGGAACCGCAACAGCGGTGATGCCTACGAGGCAGATCAGCGCCACTTCTGCCGCCGCATGGGAGAAACGTTGCATCGAGAAGGGCTGTCCCTCACAGCCGGATTTGAACTGGAATGGGTCGTCATCACCCCAGACAACGACGGCTCTCCAAAGGCGGTAATCGCTGGTGGGCCCTATGGCGCGGACCGCTTGATCGAAGGCCTCGATTACGCCTCGGCACTGCTCGAGGCGCTGGATGCAGCCGATGTGGACTGGCTCCAGTTTCATCCCGAATATGGCCCTTCCCAGTTCGAACTCTCCTTCGCAGCCCAAGACCCCCTTCAAGCGGCGGACCAACTGATTCGTGCCCGATTGGTGATTCAGCGTGTGACCCGCCGCTTCGGCTGGTACAGCAGCTTTAGCGCCAAGCCCCGTCTGGACTGGGTCGGCAATGGAGGACACTTACACTTCAGCGTCCGAGATTCTCAAGGCCCCTTGCTACAGGACGGTTCCGGGCCCTATGGGCTACGTCCTGAAGGCGAAGCTCTGATCGCAGGGGTTCTCGAACAGCTCCCTGGACTGGTAGCGCTGGCCAGCCCTTCGCCCGTGTCCTATCTACGCCTCGTGCCCAGCAGCTGGTCTGCGCCCTTCCAGGTCTGGGGGATGGAGAACCGTGAGGCAGCTGTTCGCTTCATCCCTACCGCGACAGATCAAAGTGCGGCCCACCTGGAGATCAAGGCAGTCGATCCCACTGCAAATCCCTACCTTTTACTCGGTGCACTACAGGCCCAGGTTCTGGATGCCATGAGAAATCAACGCATCCTTCCACCAGAGCAGATCGGCGATCCTGCATTGGTAAAACATCACTCCATCCCAAGGCTTCCAGCCAGTCTTGTTGAGGCACGAATGGCACTGGAGAGCGACGCTGTCCTTCTTGAAGCCATGGGTCCGCTGTTGCACGGTTCGCTCTTAGACAGCCTTGCTGCTGAAATCGGCCGTGTAGAAACCAAATCGGAAGAGCAACAAGTGAGTGACGGTTGCTGGTGGCCAATCGTGGGAGGACTCATCTAAGAGCTAAACCGCAGCTCGCCGGCTGCTCCAAGAACAAGCAGCGATGGAACTCTGATGCAATCAGCAGCGCAACAACTGGAACGCCTGAGCAACGCCTGGAATGAACCGGAGATCAATCTCACAGCCATCAAGCGCTGGCTGGGGCAATTTCCTGTGGATGATCAACCAATCGCCATCCGCCTTCTGGAGTGCATGGAACTCCACAGCTGGGCGCGCATGCTTCGTGAATGTCGGTTACTCCATCAGCGCCTCTGCATGGATCTTCGTGACGACGGCTTTGATGTGGAAGGGTTCAGCGACATCGACTTCACAAGAGCATTCGTCTGCAAGAGCGGAGACATGGCTTCATACGTCTACCGAAAAGCGAATAGGCTCTCTGTCAACCACTTCAAAACTATCGAGGCCCTGCATCAGAGTCACCTCGATCGCAGCAAGAGAGCGATCGTCATCTTGGATGACTACATCGGCACAGGGTCTCAATTCATTTTTCAGTTCCTGGGGCGTAGCGAGGCGAATACAGCTCTGATCAGTGCCTACAAACGCGCGCGTCTTTGTTCTTTAGTCGTCCACGACGATGCCCGAACCAAGTGGCGCTTGCTTCAGCGCCACTGCATCGAAGACGTGATGGCGATGGAAGAACGGCAGCTGGAGTGCGTTGACTTCCGCCTCGAACGCAAGGCTCTGATTCAAACCCTCTCCAGGGTGGACTGGCGCAAAGCTGGATTAATTGCAGCCCAACGGGACTTTCCAGTGATGGCTCACCCAGCCCTTACAGCGGAAGAGCGCATCACGATGCGCCAGTTCCTCAATGATTGCTCTTGCGAGGAAGAGGCGGGGACCACGGAATTCCTCCTCGGGCATCATTCTTTCTTTTACGGAGCACCGAATGCCTTAGCGAGGGTGCTCCTTCCACTGTTCAAACGAGTCGAAGATTTCACGATCTACCCCAAGGAATCCCTGAGAGGCTTACCTGCCGAGATCATCGACTACGACATCGAAAATCCAAAGCCGATCACACCGCTTTAGGCAACGATCCGAGGCCGATGAGCCCGCTCAATCATGGGGCCAGAAAAGCGAGGACGTCCTGCTCGCGCGGTTGTGGATCAATGGCACCGGCACCGCCACAAACGAGTGCACCGCACGCTGCTGCAAAGCGCAACCGGTCGTTCACCGGTCGATCCCAATAGTGCAACAGTCCAGCAGTGAAGGCATCCCCTGCACCCGTGGTGTCGACCACCTGAGATGGATGAAACACCGGCATGTTGCCCATCTGCTTCTCGATCCACCAGCGAACGGGTTCAGCTCCGTCGGTCACCACAACATCGGGCTCTTGGGGAAGAGATGCAGCAATCGCAACAGGATCATCATGACCGAAAAACCACAACGCCTCCTCTCGGGCCAACTTGATCAGGGAGGCCTGCTCCAACAACGGCTTGATCACCGCCAATGCATCAGCGGTAGGACCAGCCGCTGGATCCGCCTCGGGATCCCAGAATGTGGGACGCCAGTTCACATCCAAAGCGAGCGCAAGACCCGCCGCCTTTGCCTGAGCCAACACCCACAGCAAAGCTTCGGCGGACGCCGTAGTCGCCAATGGAATCGTGCCCACTAACAACCAACGGGCCTGCTTCGACACACCAGTCCAGACCGTTTCCAAGCCGGAACAATCCAGCATCTGGTCAGCAAACCCCAGGCTCTGATCTCCTGCAAAACCCTGAAAAACCCTTTCACCATTGGCATGACGTCGCACCAAGACCACCCGACTTGGTCGGCTTGGATCGGATTGAAGGGCTTGCACATCAACACCACGCCGCTGGAACAACGCCCGAAAGTCCGCGCCGATCGCGTCCTCACCGAGTCGACCAATCAGGCCCACGGCGGTGCCGAGCCGAGCGAGTGCACAGGCCACGTTGGCGGGTGCACCACCTAAGCGATCATCACAAGCTTCCGGTGCAGCCGTAGCGTGATCCCCCCCCAGGGGACCAAGCCGATCCACCAACGCCTCACCCAGACACAACACTCGCGGAGCCAAAGCAGAACCTTCAGCCATTGGGACAGGGCGGCTGACTTCAGGCTGGCCAAAGACAACAGCAACGACAACCGTTTTTACACAATCAACTCATCCGTGGCAAATCCTTCAACAACGCCGCAATTATTTTGGCGTTCGCTGCAGGGAAGGGATAGTCAGCCAAACACTGCGGGCTCACCCAACGCACCTGCTGACTCGCCAATGGCTGCGGTTCACCGCTGATCCATTGGCAAAGGTGCACCACAAACCGCAGCTTTTTATGGCTGTAAGCGTGCTCAACGCTGATCAGCTCCTCCCCCACAGCCACCTCAATCGCCAATTCCTCCCGCAATTCACGAGAGATGGTCTCCACGATCAGCTCTCCCTGCTCCTGTTTCCCGCCGGGAAACTCCCAGAGGCCACCGAGCAGTCCCTCATTGAGACGTTGATCAATCAGCACCTCACCGGCTTCGTTCAGCACAACACCGACACCAATCACTTGAAAGGGAACAGCTCGAGGGGTGTCTTTCACGGGATAGCGACCAACATCGCCAGCAGCGTAAGCAGCGCAATGTTTCTGCCAAGGACAGACCCCGCAGTTTGGTGAATGGGGAGTGCAAACGGTGGCCCCCAGATCCATCAGCGCCTGATTGAGATCACGAGCACGGCTGGGTACGGCTGCAACAAGAGCCTCACTCCATTGCCAACACAAAGCCTGATCACGTGCTGGAGGTCTGGGATGGGCTTGAAGCCGTGCCAAGACCCGGCGCACATTGCCATCAAGAATCGCCAACGGGCTGTTGAAAGCAGAAGAAAGAATCCCAGCTGCAGTGGTGCGGCCAATCCCAGGGAGGCCCATCCAGCAGTCAAGATCCTTTGGCCAAGCCAAGAGCCTCGTGCTTGACGCAGGAGCGATCTGATCAAGCAATGGCTTTGCTCCAGACAAAAGACGGCGGGCTCGCGAGTAGTAACCAAGCCCCTGCCACAACAGCAAAACATCGTGTTCACGCGCCTCCGCCAGTCGTTCAATCGAGGGGAAAGCCTCCATCCAGCGCTCCCAGTAAGGCAACGCCACCTGCAACTGGGTCTGTTGCAGCATCACCTCGGCAATCCAGCACTCCAGGACATTGAGATGTTCATGGGGCTCGGGCCACCTTCCGTCCTTGGTGAACATCCACGGCTTCAGCGCAGGATCCTTCCGGCCGTGGACTTCCCACCAGGCCAGCAGGGAGTGACTGAGCTCAGCCGCTAGAGGACTGAAGTCGCGATGCTCAGCGCTGCGTCGTTGACCCATCAGGCAGCGACCCAAGCCTGGTCACTGCCCAGCAGCTTTCCCGACAAACCCAAGCGCTGCAGGATCCGACCGATCTGCGCCGGAGCCAGTGGCTTTCCCGTGCTGCTGAGCTTGCCAACCCCTGCAAGCGCATCAGCCATGGCCCTGTAGCTCAAGCCTGCACGAACCATTGGCTCAAGAACCCCGCGCAGTCCCTCCGCCTCAGCAATGGCCTTCTGCTTGCGCTCCGACGCCTTCTGAGCAGCACCTTCCCGGTACCCCCCAAGACACACGCCTCGGGCCTTGGCCGCGGCCAACGCTTCTTTAGTTCGCTCGCTGATCCGACGTGCCTCGAACTCAGCAACGCTGGCCATCATCGTGAGAACCATCCGACCAGCACTGGTGGTGGCATCAATGTCTGGCAAGTCGCAGAAGATGAAGCCACCCATCCCGTTCTTTTCTGCCTCGTTGGCGAGCTTCAAGACGAAGCCAGCATCACGAGCCAGACGATCGATCTTGGCAACAGCAATGACAGCCTTCTCCGCGCGAGCCTGAGCCAGAGCCGCGGCCAACTGAGGACGATCGTTCTTCCGACCGCTCTCAACCTCCACGAATTCAGCCGCAATCACAGCCCCCCGCTCGGAAGCCATTACTTCAACCTTGGCCCGCTGCGCTTCGAGGCCCAGGCCGGAGTTTCCCTGGCGATCTGTACTGACCCGGTAGTAGGCCAGCCAACGACTCGGACTCAGAGGACGATCAGGCAAAGACAACGGGAATCCAGTCGGTTGTTCCACAAGTCTACGTCGGTTGAACCTGTAACAGCGAACTTTATCGATGGGTAGTCAGCGCATGCCATGAAGGCCGACGCTGAACTCAATAAAGCCCCGAGTTATCCACCTTCAGAGCTACCGAGTTCTCCAGCACGATTCGTGCTGTCTGCGCATCGATGCCAGCAAGAGCCTGGAACTGGTCTGGACAAAGCTCAACTCGCGATAATGCGGAGCTTGATCTCATTTGTCTCCTAAAGGAATCCATGAAGGCTTCGCGTTTTGCGCACCTGTGTTCAACTGCCTTGCGACAGAGCTTGGTCGGAGCCTTCGTGGTCGTCTCACTGTTCTGGGTGATTCAACCGGTTGAGGCGCATGGTGATGCGAAAGGGGATGGTGAGATGCCCGTCACTAGTGGTGCGACCGGGCCACAGATAACGGTGTATCGATCGGCGAGTTGCGGTTGCTGTACGTCATGGGGATCCCACATCGCTTCAGCGGGATACCGCATTGAGGACCATGTCACCGAGGACATGGATGCCGTGAAGAAGGCGCGTGGTGTCAGTCCGCAACAGGCTTCTTGTCACACCGCTGTGGTGGAGGGATACGTGATCGAAGGGCATGTGCCTGCTTCTGCGATCCACCGTCTTTTGTCGGAACGGCCCAATATCCGTGGCCTGGCAGTTCCAGGGATGCCAATGGGTTCCCCTGGGATGGAGGTGGCAGGCGTTGAGGCTGAACGTTTCGAGGTGCTCGCTATTGCCCATGACGGAACAACCTCCGTCTTTGCGCGCTACTGAGCGGTTTCAGGGAGACCGCTACAGAGAATGAGGTGTCATCGCGATGGCTTCAAGAGCATTGCCGCACCTGAGATGGTCACGATGACGGTGAGCCCACCCAAGAGCATTGGATAGACGGGCTGAAGGTTCAGAACACCGAAATTTCCGGTGTGGATCTTGAGCAGCCAAAAGGCATCAATGCCTTGCTCTAAGAGCAAGCTGTAGAGAGATCCCGTACCGGCGGTGATCAGCAACGGAACAGCGGCGATTGGAACCAGCCAACGGTGAATCTTGCGTGCTCGCCGTGAAAGCGGACGTTGGTTCATAGCTTGCGAAGTTGGCGGTGGAGTTCACGCTCATCTGCGCAGGGCATCCACTTTCCGTTGTTCTGATGCAGCGTATTGCAACCAATCTCACTGGCACGTTGTTGCGCGTCAGCTTTGGATTGGTAGATGCCTTTGCTGTGAGCATGGCTGGCCATGGGATGGACAACGAAAGCAGCGACGAGGGCGAATGAGATGGAGATCCATCCCATCATCGTTGTGGTGAAGGCATTAAAAGTGATTGCTTTCACAGCGCGAAAAGGCCATCAAATTTGTAGTAGTCCGGCTTATTCAGTCCTCCGCTTTGCAGCATCTTGCGGAGTTCGATGATCTCTTTGCGCTGGGCGACGATGATCTCGCGCGCCAGGCGAAGGACGGTGGGGTTGGTGGAGTTTTGCCGAGCCTCATGTGCCATCTGAAGTGCGCCTCCATGGTGCTCAATCATTCCCTCTAAGAACCACTGCACCCTGTTGTCGCGCGTTGGCTTCGTTCCCGACATGCGCATCGCGGCAATCACATCAGGACTCATGCGCACCAGATCTGCCATGGAGTTGGGGTCCCCGTTAGGGCGCAATGCCACGGGATAAACCGGTGCATCCGGATACCAGGCCTTGCGCCATTGGCGCATCGCCTTGATCTCACGGGCCTGTTCGTCCCAGATGCTGTTCGCAAGGGCTCCCACCCCAGGGGCGCCGATATTGAAGACGTACTCACTCATCCGCAACGCCCCGGTGTGATGCTCGACCATGCCATCGATAAAGCGCAGGTCGTAGGTGCTGCCTGCTGGTCCCATGCCATGGGCATGGTGCTGATGGTTGCCGGAATGGGGGGGTGCAGCCTCTTTCGTTTTTTCAGGTGCTGGGTGATGCATTTGGTCCATTTGGGCCAATGCGACTTGAGGGGGCAGTGCCGAGATGGCGGCCAGAGCAAAAGCGATTCGACGCATGGAAAGAACAATCACGTCGCTATCGTGGAGTCTCCAGTAAGTGGAGAGTCAACCCTTCGTGCCTAAAGCGCCTGGCGATCTACTCAAGATTGGAGTTGTCTCTGCAAGAAGCAACATTTCGGTGAAAACGATTCGTTTTTATTGTGATGAAGGTTTATTGCTGCCAGTATCACGTACCGATTCCAGATATCGATTGTTTGATGAGTCTGTTTTTGACGATCTTAGTCTAATCCTTCGTCTGCGGGCCATGGACTTGCCTCTTGATTTGGTGAAACAAGTAATTCAGGCACAGCGATCTGGAATCTGTACTTGCAGTGATCTCAAGACCACGATGCGCGAAAAATTAAGCGAGATTCATGAGCGCCTGGATGAATTGAAGGTGCTGGAGACTGAGATCAAAACGATGTTGAAGAGCTGGGAGCCTTGTGGCGGGGCTTGATCAGTCGTACGAGTATCGCAGTGTTCAGGCTTCAATCAAAATATTTCCCATCATGCCGAGATCCTCGTGATCAAAAACGTGGCAATGATAAACGCTTTTTCCTCCAAAGTCGTTGAAGCGGGTGCGCGCTTGGACGGTTTCTACATGCTGCACAAAAGGCCGCATCGAGGCCAGCCTCATCAATCCATCGCATGGAAGACCTTAGAGCTGAACGCCGGAGGTTTTCTGGAGCCAGATGGCGCTGACGGGGACCAGCTTCAAGAAGCTCTCATGCTGTGTTCACTCCATCTTTCCGTCAAAAGTCTTCGTTAGTTCGAAAAATCTTCAAGCAGCCCTGCGACCCCAAGAGCCGTCGCCTCGATGTTCATGGCACCCTCCAAGGCCTTGCAGGCCGCGGCCATTACGGAAGGAAGCTCACGCCCTTGGAGAACGGTGCCAGCTTCCAGGTGATGCCTGACGCTGCGCTCGACCATCGCCAGTAGCTCTTCAGCTCGATCTCCAACGGTGCGAGCTCGTGCGAGCTGCTCTTGTCGGAACGTCTCAAGCTGGTATTTGCAGCGCTCAAGGTCCTCCTTCGTTCGTGCCTCTGATGCCTGCTGAAGCATCCCGGAGTCGTAGTCAGCCAGACGCTCGTTCCAGCGCCACTGTTCTGCTCGTCGGCGCAGGGTTGATTCAGAGCAGCCCACAACATCCGCTGTCTGACTGAACTGACGACTGGGGCCAAAGTCTCGATGCAGCAGGAGCTGCTCGAAGGCATCTGCGGGCTCACCAGGGAGTTGTGGGAAGGAGTTCATCGACTTGTGCGCTTTCCAACAGGCTTCCAACGGGCTTCAAGCAGCGTCATCGAGCTTCATCCGGAAGAGCCAAACCATTCGGATTGGTGGTGATTTTGTAGCTGCTCAGAGTGATCTAGCGGGCAGCATTCCCAGCGAAGTGGACGTCCTCCAGTCGCCTCCCACTGCTTCTCGATGAAGGCTCTACGCCTTCTCTCCATCCATCCTGAGGATCTATTGGGTTGGCCCTTGTAAAAGGAATCAAGATCGGTTCTAAAGGAAGCCAAGAGAGAGAGGTAACTACTCCAGGCTTCCGGTTGTTATCGACATTCCGAACGAACCTGAACAAGCCCAGGTAACTTGAAGGGTTGGCATTTCGAGGTAGTTGCCACCGCTTCGGAACACTTGCAACGAGAACAACAACTGCTCTCTTGCCACTTCTGTGGCGAACTTAAACAACCTCAGGAGTAGCTCCCTGAGCCGGATAGCCACCTCGTTTGGGTTCATTGGCCCTGTGTGTGCGAGGTGGTCGGTCCGGACCTTCCTCACACACAAACCCAATGCGCAAGAACTTTCAGGGCCTCAGGCCCCACACAACTGAGCAACTCAGAGCCGAGTTAGTTGTCGACCATCTGATTAATCTTGACGATTACATCCGCGGAGCGATCACGCTTGGCGCTGATGAAGGCTGGCGTGAGGCGTTAAATCGCAAGGCACAGGAGCAGATCAAGGAGGTCAAAGAAAATCTCAACCTGCGCCCTAACGAGGTCGCCTGGGAAGAGCGCTCCATCACTCGCAAGACGGACTACAGGTTCCGAGAAACTCCGCCCGAGAACTGGAACATCTACAGCGTCGGGATGACCAACAAAGGCGTGCTTCTGACCGGACTGCACTTTGCAGGCCAACGCAAGCACCCCAGCATCCGCACCCGAGAGAAGGGTGAAGTTCGCTTCGACTGCACCGGCACCCAGGTGAAGGTCTACCTCCCGCCGTTGACGTGGGAGTACGCCTTGCATCTGCTGGATCATCACGGGTTCATCTGCACTCGGGAGGAGTACACCCCGGAGATGGCATGGCAGTTCATCTTCAGTAACCCGGCGGTCCCCATCTGGGTCGAGGAATCAGCCCTTAAGGCGTTGTCTGCGACCTCCCATGGTCAGCTCGCCGTCGGCATTAACGGCATCAACTCAGCAGGGCAAAAGACCCGATCAGATCGCCTCCGTGTGCCCCTGCAGAAGCTCGCGAAGGGTGGCCGTCGGATGATTGTCAGGTTTGACAACGGCAGCAACTCTGAGCGCGCTGCGCAGCGAGTAGCAGGGCAGCTGAATCGAGCTGGAGCTGATGCCAACTGGTTCACCTGGACAGATCCAGGCAAGGCCAAGACGGACGACTACTTCGCGGCGAAGGGCAAGGCACTGGTCGCCGGCACGTTTGACCGCTCAGCCGATCAAACCGACAGCTTCAACCTGAACGAGGGTCAAAAGGGCCATTACTCCCGACTGAAGGGCAACTGGCGGACGACCACGATCGATCGCGAGTTCGAGCCGGAGGACCTGGTCAAGGCGCGGATGCAGGGGCGAATTATCGCCCTGGAGGGCCCCACGGGTACTGGCAAGACCAAGGCCTCAGTCGGTGCCATTGACCTGATGGAGCAGGCCCTGGGCCACAAGGTCATCGTGCTGGGTCTGTATCACCGTGCCTCGCTGGTCCACAAAGGCGCTGCTGAGTTCGGTGTCAGGGACCTCAGCTCATCCAGAGGCACGTTTGAGCGTGAACGTGGAGAGCGCAGGGACGGTCTGTTCTGCTGCTGCGAATCGATCAAGAAGGACAGCGGCGAGTTGGACATGTGGAGATGGAGCCACGACCTGGAGGAGAACCCCAGGCCAGCTGTGCTGTTCCTTGACGAGCTCACCCAAGCAACCCTGCATCTGCTCCTGGACGGGACTGACGGGATGAGAGACAGCAGGCGTGAGGCGATCCGGTCAGTTGAACGGTTGATACGAAACCCAGAGCTCATCATCATCGCTGCTGAAGCGGGCATAGGCGACATCGAGCTGGAATGGCTACAGGCGCTGTCTGGTGTTCAACCTCAGGTCATCAACACCACGTTTCGCCGGCAGTCCGACCTGTTCTATGGCGCCGCTACTGCTGACAACATCGACAAGCTCCAGCAGCTGTGCGGACAGACCATCGATCAAGGCCAGCAGGTCTGGCTCTCGATGGGCGAAGCAGAGTCACTGAAGAAATTCAGCGCACCTTTTTCTCGCAGCTTTCTGATCCACAGCGACAACTCCTCATCCTTGGAGGTCGCTGAACTGATGTCCAACACCAATGCGGTCGCAGGTCAGTACACCTTGGTCGGATACAGCCCATCTGTGGTCTCTGGCATCTCGTATGAGGCCTCAACCGTTGGCATCGCTGCTTGTGTGCAGCAATTCGCGATGGCCCCCCAAGACGCCATGCAAGCCGTCGCCAGGGCACGAAGCGCAGATCGGCGGATCATGCTGTCGCCTGTCTCAGCACCGATGGCAAAGATCGGAACTGGGCGGACATCACAAGAAGAGGTCAGCCGTGCCAGGTTCACTGCGATCGACCCGAAGATGCAGGAGCTCTACCGAGACCACCTGAAAGGCGTTGACCCGGCAACCGTGCGCTACTCAGTCGCCCTCGAAGCTCGGGTCAACTATGAGGCCGTCAATAACGAGCACGTGTTGGCATGCCGCCTCAAGGATCAGGGCTACACGCTCCGGCCGTTTGACGAGCTGATCAGCGACAACGCTGTTGTTATCCCGAAGGCTCAGCGGGATAAACAGAAAAAGCAGGCTGAACTGAGCCGCCGGACCCAGCTGATCCATGAGGTCATGACTGGTCAGAAGACCATTGACCAGGCCAACTCAGAGGCCAGTAGGGAGACCAAGAACGGCATTTGGGTGGACCTGGCAGCGGTAGACCCCAGCCATGCCTATGTGTGGATGCTGCGCGTCAGGGTGCATGACCTGATCGCTGCAAGGTCATTCACTGTCGATAGCGCTGAGTTCCGCGCGATGGCAGCAGAGGTGCAGAGCCTGAATAAGCACGAGGCACGGGAACTGCGAGACATCCTCGGTGGCCGCGTCACCATTCCTGGACCAGACGACGACGTCCCCGCAACGTTCGCCAAGGCGCTGCTCAAGGTGGCGGGGTTCACCACCCAGAGGCAGAGGCTCCAGGTTGATGGCGTCCGTACCTACCGCTTTGAGGTGATCGCGTTGGAGCTGTCCCCATTCTTGTAGTGGGGTCTATAGATCTACACACCCCACTACAAAAACAGGGCAACGTCCAACATCTTTCCAGTCCATAGAGTCGCCACACTCAGCTCGAAGCAAAGAAGACTGTTGATAACTCGAACAGAGCGCCTTCAGGGAACTGCTGAAGCTCACGCTTGTTTTCATTGTCGTCCCTCGCTTCTATCGCCTCCAAGATCAACTTCGTAACCAAGCTCTGATGCACGGAAGCGAGCAATCTCTTGGAGACCAGCCACAACCTCTGGGGGGAAGACAGGCCGCGGAAACTTGCCAGGCTCCTTGATCACCCCTCCTCGTCCTGTCACCAGTTGATTGAACCAAGTCTTGCCAGCGAACAAGAAGGCAAAGCCGCGCTCGTAACCCATCGCTCGCAGGGCATGCAGCTCTCCAAGCGCAGTCCCCCAGGAATCCGTCGGAAACCCATTGGGACCAAGCCGGTTGTAGTGAAGCTGAATCGAGTCTCCACTCATGACCCAAGAAATACCGAGCTGCTGAAGCCAAGAGTTGAACTGCATCCGTTTGGGAATCTCTTGAAGCCCATGCTGAAGAAACTGGGACACGATCTCGACTGTGTCCTGCGCCTTCAGCACAGGGTCCTGAGGGCGTAACTCGCTGAGCCTGTAGTTCAACTCAGAAATCTCTCGCTCGAGCTCTAGAACTTGCTCACGCGCCTGAGAGATGGCACCGGTCAGAACAGAGACCTGAATCTCGTTGGGCAGCTCCTTCGTCAGCTCTTCAGCAAGACGATGTTCACCGCGCTGAATCCTTCCACTGAGCTCCTGAAGCTGATCGTTTGCAGTACGGATCTGCCTGCTCAAATCCTCCACTTCCGGCCCCATCTGGATGGGGAAGAGGTTCTGCCAGTCGGCCAACGACAAGGTCGCCATCAGCATCGCCTCGGCCTCATCCAAAGGAAGATTGATGGTCGGCGACTTCCGCCAAGCACCAAGCTGCTCACGACATCGCGTCGCACCCTGCTTTGCGACCGCACCAGCACTGTCAGAACAGGTGACATAACCGGGATGCCCGGGTCTGGCGTATCGACCGGCCGCCCTGTAAGTCAACAGAGACCCACAACCCGCGCAACGGACCAAACCACTGAACAGGAAGTGAACTTTCCGCGCCTTGGTGGTTGAACGCTTCCGATCACGCGTTGCCTTCGCCCGTTGGGCTCTTGTGAAGGTCTCCTGATCAACAACAGAGGGGTAATAACCCGGTATCTCATGGCTGTTTTTGCGCTGCAACAAGCCGGTGACAGCGGGGTCCCTTAACCGTTGACTCACTTGACCACGGTTCCAACGACCGTCCTTAGATGCAGGAGGGGCTGCATAGCCCTCCGTATTCAGCTCATCGGCAATCTGCGTCTGGCCCATCCCCGCCAGGCACATCTTGAACATGGCCTCGATCGACTTGGCGTAGCCGTTTAAGCGAAATGGGTTGTCAGGCAACGACTCATCCCGGTCAATCCAGTAGGGATTGCGATGCCGCGGCCTCTCACCACGATCCTGCGCCTCGTAAATCTTGCGCCACCCACCACGAGACCATTTCGACTTCTCGTCGCTCTCGGCATGAGCCTGTGCGAAGAGGAACGACAGCATGGCGAGGTCTTGGGCCCCAGTCGTCTCTCTG
This Synechococcus sp. WH 8016 DNA region includes the following protein-coding sequences:
- a CDS encoding glutamine synthetase family protein; the encoded protein is MHAKHGDLRLKADPSSLAMLDPKQGFGWAAGERWNRNSGDAYEADQRHFCRRMGETLHREGLSLTAGFELEWVVITPDNDGSPKAVIAGGPYGADRLIEGLDYASALLEALDAADVDWLQFHPEYGPSQFELSFAAQDPLQAADQLIRARLVIQRVTRRFGWYSSFSAKPRLDWVGNGGHLHFSVRDSQGPLLQDGSGPYGLRPEGEALIAGVLEQLPGLVALASPSPVSYLRLVPSSWSAPFQVWGMENREAAVRFIPTATDQSAAHLEIKAVDPTANPYLLLGALQAQVLDAMRNQRILPPEQIGDPALVKHHSIPRLPASLVEARMALESDAVLLEAMGPLLHGSLLDSLAAEIGRVETKSEEQQVSDGCWWPIVGGLI
- a CDS encoding recombinase family protein, producing the protein MSLPDRPLSPSRWLAYYRVSTDRQGNSGLGLEAQRAKVEVMASERGAVIAAEFVEVESGRKNDRPQLAAALAQARAEKAVIAVAKIDRLARDAGFVLKLANEAEKNGMGGFIFCDLPDIDATTSAGRMVLTMMASVAEFEARRISERTKEALAAAKARGVCLGGYREGAAQKASERKQKAIAEAEGLRGVLEPMVRAGLSYRAMADALAGVGKLSSTGKPLAPAQIGRILQRLGLSGKLLGSDQAWVAA
- a CDS encoding DUF3721 domain-containing protein translates to MGCNTLHQNNGKWMPCADERELHRQLRKL
- a CDS encoding carbohydrate kinase, yielding MAEGSALAPRVLCLGEALVDRLGPLGGDHATAAPEACDDRLGGAPANVACALARLGTAVGLIGRLGEDAIGADFRALFQRRGVDVQALQSDPSRPSRVVLVRRHANGERVFQGFAGDQSLGFADQMLDCSGLETVWTGVSKQARWLLVGTIPLATTASAEALLWVLAQAKAAGLALALDVNWRPTFWDPEADPAAGPTADALAVIKPLLEQASLIKLAREEALWFFGHDDPVAIAASLPQEPDVVVTDGAEPVRWWIEKQMGNMPVFHPSQVVDTTGAGDAFTAGLLHYWDRPVNDRLRFAAACGALVCGGAGAIDPQPREQDVLAFLAP
- a CDS encoding DUF411 domain-containing protein; amino-acid sequence: MKASRFAHLCSTALRQSLVGAFVVVSLFWVIQPVEAHGDAKGDGEMPVTSGATGPQITVYRSASCGCCTSWGSHIASAGYRIEDHVTEDMDAVKKARGVSPQQASCHTAVVEGYVIEGHVPASAIHRLLSERPNIRGLAVPGMPMGSPGMEVAGVEAERFEVLAIAHDGTTSVFARY
- a CDS encoding DUF305 domain-containing protein; translation: MRRIAFALAAISALPPQVALAQMDQMHHPAPEKTKEAAPPHSGNHQHHAHGMGPAGSTYDLRFIDGMVEHHTGALRMSEYVFNIGAPGVGALANSIWDEQAREIKAMRQWRKAWYPDAPVYPVALRPNGDPNSMADLVRMSPDVIAAMRMSGTKPTRDNRVQWFLEGMIEHHGGALQMAHEARQNSTNPTVLRLAREIIVAQRKEIIELRKMLQSGGLNKPDYYKFDGLFAL
- the mutT gene encoding 8-oxo-dGTP diphosphatase MutT produces the protein MGQRRSAEHRDFSPLAAELSHSLLAWWEVHGRKDPALKPWMFTKDGRWPEPHEHLNVLECWIAEVMLQQTQLQVALPYWERWMEAFPSIERLAEAREHDVLLLWQGLGYYSRARRLLSGAKPLLDQIAPASSTRLLAWPKDLDCWMGLPGIGRTTAAGILSSAFNSPLAILDGNVRRVLARLQAHPRPPARDQALCWQWSEALVAAVPSRARDLNQALMDLGATVCTPHSPNCGVCPWQKHCAAYAAGDVGRYPVKDTPRAVPFQVIGVGVVLNEAGEVLIDQRLNEGLLGGLWEFPGGKQEQGELIVETISRELREELAIEVAVGEELISVEHAYSHKKLRFVVHLCQWISGEPQPLASQQVRWVSPQCLADYPFPAANAKIIAALLKDLPRMS